A stretch of the Lolium perenne isolate Kyuss_39 chromosome 3, Kyuss_2.0, whole genome shotgun sequence genome encodes the following:
- the LOC127339491 gene encoding uncharacterized protein has product MDPTLNQEWTSSEVEEARSLIATLKSNKIIYEVNDDNNKKHNDIVDALHVLFPSKTMQQLGESSSSGTHGVFTMGDLVNGYNFGLQEEASTMFGSPMEDMMIMEMEEEFPMEEELQMEEELPMVENNMMEVLENNIVNDQPVADPHPGRFWITEEHRLFLCGLRVYGRGDWKNISRYFVTTKTAIQVSSHAQKYFKGLEKRALSGRAGR; this is encoded by the exons ATGGATCCAACACTAAACCAGGAGTGGACATCCTCTGAGGTAGAGGAGGCAAGGTCACTCATTGCTACGCTCAAAAGCAACAAAATCATCTATGAAGTTAATGATGACAATAACAAGAAGCACAACGACATTGTGGATGCTCTCCACGTATTGTTCCCTTCAAAAACCATGCAACAG CTGGGGGAGAGTAGTTCTAGCGGTACACATGGGGTTTTCACCATGGGTGACCTTGTGAATGGGTACAACTTTGGCTTACAAGAGGAGGCAAGTACCATGTTTGGTTCTCCAATGGAGGATATGATGATcatggagatggaggaggaatttcCGATGGAGGAGGAACTGCAGATGGAGGAGGAACTACCGATGGTAGAGAATAACATGATGGAGGTGTTAGAGAACAATATTGTCAATGATCAACCAGTTGCAGACCCACATCCAGGGAGATTTTGGATCACGGAGGAACACAG GTTGTTTCTTTGTGGGCTGCGTGTCTATGGCCGCGGTGATTGGAAAAACATATCCAGGTACTTCGTCACCACAAAGACTGCAATCCAAGTCTCCAGCCATGCACAAAAGTACTTCAAGGGGCTAGAGAAGAGAGCATTGTCCGGGAGGGCCGGGAGGTAG